Part of the Calditrichota bacterium genome is shown below.
TCAGCGGGGTTTCGAGTGCCTCCATAGGCTCCATTCCCGCCGGATAGAACGACCCGTTCGCGCGACCGACAATCTCGATCCGGCGGCTTCGCTCGGCTACGACCAGGATCGAAATCGTATCGCCGGTTGCCAGATTCAAGCCTTGATAGGATTCATTCTCATCCCATACAAAGTATCGCCCCACTGCGTTCCCGGCAACCTGAATGAACCGGGTGCTGTCATCGATCATTTCCATCACCAGACTGCGCCCGGAGAGGCGGTTGCGCCGGTCGTCGCCTTCCCGAGCCAGCGAGAGTGCCACCGCATTACCGGTTACTTCCATCTTACTTACCTGCCGTCCCCGATAGGCGAGAGCGATGGCATTCCCCGAAAGTTCATCCTCGCCTCGCCAGACGAGTGGCGCCCCGCCTAACTGCGTCCGGTTCGAGTCGGGCTCATGGTAGAGCGTGTCAGCAACCGCCAATAAGTCCTGCCGGTTGAGCCGCACCTCGCCTGTGAATAGCGCCGACCGGTCTCGGCGGCTGAATTGCAGGCGCTGCGATTCGATTACCAGTGTCTCTGGATCTGCAGTTCCCAGTTCCGGCAGCCGATAAACCGGGCTGCCCTCGATCGTTCCCGACGAGTCGCCAAGGTTGAACCGGCCCCATCCACCGGTGATTCGGGAACTATCCGAATAGATGTCGATGATAACATCACCGTCGAGTTCTAACAACCGAGTCACTTCCCTATAGTGAGCCGTCGCGCACCGGATGCGCAGGCTGTCGCCCAAGTGAACATCAACGGCCCCGGATGCGACAAAATCGCCGCTCGCCTCATCATAGCGCATTGTTTGCGAGCGGACTCGCCGCGTCGGCTCATCGAGCCGGACACTGCCGGTTAGCCTCAACAGTCCCTGCTCCGGGGAGTGAAGTGCGCGGTTGGCTTGAATGCGCGTTTCGCCCCGACGTACTCGAACCGAGCCGATCAGTTCGCGTTCCTCACCCCGACTCCGGAGGGTATCGGCATATTCAAGGATTACGCGTTCCTGCGCCTCGGGCCGCTGTGCTGCAGTAAACCATGCCGCAGCCAGCATCAACGCCCCTCCCATCGACAACCGGTTAAATTGCTTGGGCGACGTCATCGTCCATTTTCATCCCGGCAAGCGGACTGATATAGTGGCTTGTCTGAAATGTTCATTTTCGTCGCTCCAACTCCCTCCAGGTCGCCCCGCTGGTCCGTTTCAGTTCCCAGTCCGTCAGGTCTGGTGCAGCCGAGAATCCGTAGCCCGAAAGGCTGTCTTGCGGGGTGATTATGGTGACGAAGGACTCGGTTAGAATGCTTTCCAGGTCGGGCTCGTAACGCAACTCCTCCGTGCGGAGCACCATCCCGCTGTCCGACACGACCACTACGTTGCCGCGCGCCCAAACGCGGTTGGCCAGTTCGAGCATTTCGCCCTCCCGGGCCGTCATTCGGGCTTGATGCCGGCCTTCGGTATCGTAGAAATCGACTGCGATGCCGCCTTCCATAACTAGCAGCCTTCGGGCATCATACCGGACGATGCGCGGTGCGGCAATCGCCAGTCGTCGAAATCCGTCCCGGGTATAGCGCACCGCAGCGCCGAAAATCTCCTGATCCGGCAACTCGGCGACGTTCTCCACCGGCTGCGCTTCCGACTCTGGCTCGAGTTTTGCACAACTGACAAGCGTAAGGGCCAAAAGTCCCATTGCCAGCCGGATAAACATTCACTTACCCGGTTCGCTGCCGGTAAACTCGGCGAGAAGCGTCTCTAACTTCCCCGATGCCCGGAGGATCAGTTCGATCAACTCCCGGACGCACCCGTCGCCGCCGGGCCGGCTGGAAACCCAGTCGGCTGCTTCCTGAGCCAGCGGGTGCCCGTTGGATGGAGCGGCTCCCAATCCGACCCGACGCATGACCGGGATGTCGAAGATGTCATCGCCCATATAAGCCACTTCGGCGAGAGAGATCCCCTTGCCGTCAAGCATTGCCTCCAACTGCGCCACCTTGTCGGTAAAGCCCTTGCGCACTTCGACGATCCCTAACTGCCGGGCACGGTACTCGACGATAGGCGTCAGGAGCCCGGTGATGATGCCGAACTCAATCCCTGCGCGACGCGCCATGATTACGCCAAAGCCGTCGCGGATGTCATAGGCTTTCGCTTCGATACCTTCCGCACTGACGATCAACTTTCCGTCGGTCAGGACGCCGTCGTTATCGAGGACGATCATCCGGATGCGGGAGGCTCTCGCCTGAAGAACTTGATTATCGGTCAATTGCCCGGTCGGATTGCTTTTTTTGCCCTC
Proteins encoded:
- the lptC gene encoding LPS export ABC transporter periplasmic protein LptC, yielding MFIRLAMGLLALTLVSCAKLEPESEAQPVENVAELPDQEIFGAAVRYTRDGFRRLAIAAPRIVRYDARRLLVMEGGIAVDFYDTEGRHQARMTAREGEMLELANRVWARGNVVVVSDSGMVLRTEELRYEPDLESILTESFVTIITPQDSLSGYGFSAAPDLTDWELKRTSGATWRELERRK